In a single window of the Natrialba magadii ATCC 43099 genome:
- a CDS encoding cation-translocating P-type ATPase yields MSRSEYDERIEPGAGSDWHSKPLEDVYAERETSEGGLVSSQARERLERYGPNEVEAEAGTSPLRILIEQYSSALIWVLIVAALVMAGVGHTIDAAVIAGIVVFITLFGFVQDYRAEQSIQALKEMSTTYALVRRDGEKREIDTTNVVPGDVLFVESGDAVPADARLIEESNLSVDEAALTGESVGVSKEVGTVEEDVALAERENMLFKDTVVERGSGMAVVVETGPESEIGQIATALGEAEDRETPFQAEMDRLGKIIAGVVIFAVAVIAIAELVVGETAPLQVFLTAVGIAVSAVPEGLPAVVTLSLALGARRMADQNALVRRLPIVEALGSVDVICTDKTGTLTEEEMTVQRISANREVYEVTGTGYDTDGEFLQDDESVGEERVADVLRCGMLCNNVDVGTRERDEDEAEATESGEQERTYLGDPTEIALFVAAQKADFDHEELTAAYPRLSEIEFTSARKRMTTVHETPDGDPVAYMKGAPETVLERCDRELVDGELVDLTDERREAIEAQNEDFAEDALRVMGFAYRPDVPDDQVDEPGEDLERNMVFLGLQGMLDPPRPEVTDALAASLDAGINVVMITGDNAVTARAVGEDVGLRSTTVITGPELEEMSDDELADVVEDVDIFARTSPDHKTRILQTLQAMGHTVAMTGDGVNDAPAVKNADVGVAMGIRGTDVTEQASDIVLLDDNFATIRDAVKGGRRIFDNVRKFVNYLLSGNGGEVTMVFTGSMLGFGLVITPIQILFINVVTDGIPALSMGVDPPAKDIMDRDPRPPDEGVITNRIVTSIVGIAIFMTVCLLPLFTLNFFGELIPGYDVMGALFGWSPGYEPGRELAQTMVFTGFVVFEIVRIQAIRYRYGLGLFTNRWLVIAVAVAVTLQLLVLYTPTGQFLFDVEPLAFVHWVQIGVAAVVFALLMAVFVKVQDRYFERY; encoded by the coding sequence ATGTCACGGTCAGAATACGACGAGCGAATCGAACCCGGCGCTGGCAGCGACTGGCACTCGAAGCCACTCGAGGATGTCTACGCGGAGCGAGAGACATCCGAGGGAGGACTGGTATCTTCGCAAGCCCGTGAGCGACTCGAGCGCTACGGGCCGAACGAGGTTGAGGCCGAAGCGGGAACGTCGCCGTTACGAATTCTCATCGAACAGTACTCGTCGGCGCTGATCTGGGTGCTGATCGTCGCCGCCCTCGTGATGGCAGGCGTCGGACACACGATCGACGCGGCCGTCATCGCGGGAATCGTGGTTTTCATCACGCTGTTCGGCTTCGTCCAGGACTATCGGGCCGAACAGAGTATCCAGGCGCTAAAGGAGATGTCGACGACGTACGCGCTGGTCAGACGCGACGGGGAGAAACGGGAGATTGACACCACCAACGTCGTCCCCGGAGATGTACTCTTCGTCGAGTCGGGCGACGCCGTCCCTGCCGACGCACGGCTCATCGAAGAGTCGAACCTCAGCGTCGACGAGGCGGCTCTGACTGGGGAGAGCGTCGGCGTCTCCAAGGAGGTCGGAACGGTCGAGGAGGATGTCGCGCTCGCCGAGCGTGAGAACATGCTGTTCAAGGATACCGTCGTCGAGCGCGGTTCCGGAATGGCGGTCGTCGTCGAGACCGGTCCGGAGTCCGAGATCGGCCAGATCGCGACGGCTCTCGGAGAAGCCGAAGATCGGGAGACGCCGTTCCAGGCCGAGATGGACCGCCTGGGGAAGATCATCGCCGGCGTCGTCATCTTCGCGGTCGCGGTGATCGCAATCGCCGAACTCGTCGTGGGGGAAACAGCGCCGCTGCAGGTGTTCCTGACGGCGGTCGGTATCGCCGTCTCCGCGGTTCCAGAGGGGTTGCCCGCAGTCGTTACGCTCTCACTCGCACTCGGCGCTCGCCGGATGGCCGATCAGAACGCCCTCGTACGGCGGCTACCGATCGTCGAGGCGCTCGGCTCGGTCGACGTCATCTGTACAGACAAGACGGGAACACTCACGGAGGAGGAAATGACCGTCCAGCGGATCAGCGCCAATCGCGAGGTCTACGAGGTGACCGGGACCGGCTACGATACCGACGGGGAGTTCCTGCAGGACGACGAGTCGGTTGGCGAGGAGCGGGTCGCCGACGTGCTGCGCTGTGGCATGCTGTGTAACAACGTCGACGTGGGAACCCGAGAACGCGACGAAGACGAGGCTGAAGCCACCGAATCGGGTGAGCAGGAACGGACCTACCTCGGTGATCCCACCGAAATCGCGCTGTTCGTCGCCGCCCAGAAGGCCGACTTCGACCACGAGGAGCTCACCGCAGCGTACCCCCGTCTCAGTGAGATCGAGTTCACATCCGCGCGCAAACGGATGACCACTGTCCACGAGACGCCCGACGGCGACCCCGTCGCCTACATGAAGGGCGCACCCGAGACCGTCCTCGAGCGTTGCGATCGAGAACTCGTCGACGGCGAACTCGTCGACCTTACGGACGAACGTCGCGAAGCGATCGAGGCGCAGAACGAAGACTTCGCGGAGGACGCACTGCGCGTGATGGGCTTTGCCTACCGCCCCGACGTGCCAGACGATCAGGTCGACGAACCGGGTGAGGACCTCGAGCGAAACATGGTCTTTCTGGGACTGCAGGGGATGCTCGATCCGCCTCGACCTGAAGTCACCGACGCGCTAGCAGCCAGTCTCGACGCCGGGATCAACGTGGTGATGATAACCGGCGACAACGCAGTGACGGCGCGAGCGGTCGGCGAGGATGTCGGTCTCCGCTCGACGACGGTGATCACGGGACCCGAACTCGAGGAGATGTCCGATGACGAACTCGCAGACGTTGTCGAGGATGTCGACATCTTCGCGCGAACGTCGCCGGACCACAAGACCCGAATCTTGCAGACGCTGCAGGCAATGGGACACACGGTTGCGATGACTGGCGACGGGGTCAACGACGCACCGGCCGTGAAAAACGCTGACGTCGGCGTCGCAATGGGGATCCGTGGGACCGATGTCACCGAACAGGCCTCCGATATCGTCCTGTTAGACGACAACTTTGCGACCATTCGGGATGCGGTCAAGGGCGGCCGGCGTATCTTCGACAACGTCCGAAAGTTCGTCAACTACCTGCTGTCGGGCAACGGCGGCGAGGTCACGATGGTCTTTACCGGCTCGATGTTGGGATTCGGGCTCGTCATTACGCCGATCCAGATCCTGTTCATCAACGTCGTTACCGACGGCATTCCGGCCCTCTCGATGGGCGTCGATCCGCCCGCAAAAGACATCATGGACAGAGATCCGAGACCGCCGGACGAGGGCGTCATCACGAATCGGATCGTCACGTCGATCGTCGGCATCGCCATCTTCATGACGGTTTGCCTGCTCCCGCTGTTCACCCTCAACTTTTTCGGCGAGCTGATCCCGGGCTACGACGTGATGGGGGCGCTCTTCGGGTGGAGCCCCGGCTACGAACCGGGCAGGGAACTCGCACAGACCATGGTGTTCACCGGATTCGTCGTCTTCGAGATCGTCCGTATTCAGGCGATCCGCTACCGGTACGGACTCGGCCTCTTCACGAATCGCTGGCTCGTGATCGCGGTGGCCGTCGCCGTCACGCTCCAGTTGCTCGTCCTCTACACGCCGACCGGACAGTTCCTGTTCGACGTCGAACCGCTCGCGTTCGTTCACTGGGTCCAGATCGGCGTCGCCGCGGTCGTCTTCGCACTGCTGATGGCCGTCTTCGTGAAGGTCCAGGATCGGTACTTCGAACGGTACTGA
- a CDS encoding universal stress protein, translating to MSRSILVPHDGSTNAQAAFRYALETFPNARIVLFHAIDPFEVTASDEQLAPLTDDWLDEQRSQAERLLEDAQANLELDGHDDDGNRNERLSRVEIETETGVGSPAQVIVAAVDETDTDQIVIGNRGQSGAAGARMGSTAETVVKRSDVPVTVVR from the coding sequence ATGTCACGATCGATCCTGGTCCCACACGACGGCTCGACAAACGCACAAGCTGCGTTCCGGTACGCTCTCGAGACCTTTCCGAACGCCCGAATCGTTCTCTTCCACGCGATCGATCCGTTCGAGGTGACAGCGTCTGACGAGCAGCTAGCGCCGTTGACCGACGACTGGCTCGACGAGCAACGGTCGCAGGCCGAGCGACTCCTCGAGGACGCGCAGGCGAACCTCGAGCTGGATGGCCACGACGATGACGGTAACAGGAACGAGCGACTATCGCGAGTCGAAATCGAGACCGAGACAGGGGTCGGCTCACCGGCGCAGGTTATCGTCGCCGCCGTCGACGAGACGGATACCGATCAGATCGTGATCGGGAACCGTGGCCAGAGCGGTGCAGCCGGAGCGCGAATGGGAAGCACGGCCGAAACCGTCGTTAAACGGTCGGACGTTCCGGTGACAGTTGTCCGCTGA
- a CDS encoding DUF2267 domain-containing protein encodes MNYKAFIGQVQHRLEFAQLGQAVRATRAVLTTLGERLHEGEATDLASPLPMEIDRYVTTAEHGQRFDYQEFLDRVADRANVDRSDANYYAQQIVAVVADVVPPGNIEKIENQLPDDFNPLFDLIKTQETEQ; translated from the coding sequence ATGAATTACAAAGCGTTCATCGGCCAGGTCCAGCACAGACTCGAATTCGCACAACTCGGACAGGCAGTCAGAGCAACCCGGGCGGTGTTGACGACGCTCGGCGAGCGCTTACACGAGGGTGAAGCGACGGACCTCGCGAGTCCGTTACCGATGGAGATCGATCGCTACGTGACCACCGCCGAACACGGACAGCGCTTCGACTATCAGGAGTTTCTCGACCGTGTTGCAGACCGCGCGAACGTTGACCGCTCAGACGCCAATTATTACGCCCAACAGATCGTCGCGGTCGTCGCTGACGTGGTCCCACCTGGAAATATCGAAAAGATCGAGAACCAGCTTCCGGATGACTTCAACCCGCTGTTCGATCTGATCAAAACACAGGAAACGGAGCAGTGA
- a CDS encoding universal stress protein — translation MPRHVLVPIDGSDHADAGLEYCLTSFPDASLTALYVVDPTHDHEAAVGSQTTSIERAEERGDQVLERAASRAADRGRKIETVRRTGTPHTEILSLATDDVDHIVLGSHGESPITSPFLGRVSEAVVRRTPVSTTLVPESTTAIRDRDLPGDVLIPVDGSAQADAALAYALETFPDATHTVFHALSLPFDRPRSAVEGTYLEAILTDREERAEAVFESATTIADELGPSIETATADGKPAQSILEYAETNGCDQIVLGAHGRSLRARLLGSVAERVARRSPRTVTLVQGDPRSTTT, via the coding sequence ATGCCACGACACGTCCTCGTTCCGATCGACGGATCGGATCACGCCGACGCCGGACTGGAGTATTGTCTCACATCATTTCCTGATGCGTCACTGACGGCCCTGTACGTCGTCGACCCCACACACGATCACGAGGCAGCCGTCGGTTCCCAGACGACGTCCATAGAACGCGCCGAGGAGCGCGGAGACCAGGTTCTCGAGCGTGCAGCGAGCCGCGCCGCCGATCGCGGGCGCAAAATAGAGACGGTACGCAGAACCGGAACGCCACACACAGAGATTCTCTCCCTCGCGACTGACGACGTCGATCACATCGTCCTCGGTAGTCACGGCGAATCGCCGATTACGAGCCCGTTTCTCGGCCGCGTGAGCGAGGCCGTCGTTCGGCGGACACCCGTTTCGACCACACTCGTCCCCGAATCGACGACAGCCATTCGTGACCGCGACCTTCCCGGTGACGTTCTGATCCCGGTGGACGGTTCAGCACAGGCCGACGCCGCACTCGCATACGCACTCGAGACGTTTCCGGACGCCACCCACACCGTCTTTCACGCTTTGTCACTCCCGTTCGACCGCCCTCGGTCGGCAGTCGAGGGAACGTATCTCGAAGCGATCCTGACCGACCGCGAAGAGCGAGCCGAGGCGGTGTTCGAATCGGCAACTACAATCGCCGACGAACTGGGACCGTCGATCGAGACAGCAACCGCGGACGGGAAACCAGCACAGTCGATACTCGAGTACGCCGAAACGAACGGGTGCGATCAGATCGTGCTGGGCGCCCACGGCCGCTCGCTCAGGGCGCGGCTTCTCGGCTCGGTTGCGGAACGGGTCGCCCGCCGATCCCCGCGGACAGTGACCCTCGTTCAGGGTGATCCCCGATCAACGACGACGTAA
- a CDS encoding sulfatase family protein has translation MDSSRPNILLIHGHDLGQYLGCYGVDIETPNIDSLAADGALFERHFATAPQCSPSRGSLMTGRHPHVNGLMGLAHGDWELHDDERILPQYVSDAGYETHLFGLQHISQDTDRLEYDRVHSEGNLYPGVSPAVHQANRARNVASVVSSFLDASAYEEPLFASIGFFECHRAEEEDGRFGFDANYYGADDPDTVRPLPYLPDRRGHRHDLAEMRGMMYAVDEGIGTILDALDENGLTEDTLVIFTTEHGIAFPRAKGTCYDAGIEAALVMRYPGVITADERYDELISNVDVLPTVLDLIDVDVPEAIDGRSFVNLITDDGDSYAERERIFAEMTWHDMYNPVRAIRTDRYKYVRSFWHLPTVYLPTDVFVSESGREVRETDGVPPRQYEELYDLRDAPQEDDNVVYEPRYQDVRQDLSRELYEWMDETDDPLLDGPVLPGDYDEIQSWPHEST, from the coding sequence ATGGACTCGTCGCGACCAAACATCCTCCTGATTCACGGCCACGACCTCGGCCAATACCTGGGCTGTTACGGCGTCGATATCGAGACGCCGAACATCGATTCCCTCGCCGCCGACGGTGCCCTGTTCGAACGCCACTTCGCGACCGCCCCACAGTGTTCTCCCAGTCGCGGGAGTCTCATGACCGGCCGCCACCCACACGTCAACGGGCTCATGGGCCTTGCCCACGGCGATTGGGAACTCCACGACGACGAACGGATCCTCCCCCAGTACGTGAGCGACGCCGGCTACGAAACGCACCTGTTCGGACTCCAGCACATCTCCCAGGACACGGACCGACTCGAGTACGACCGCGTTCACTCCGAGGGGAACCTCTATCCGGGCGTCTCACCGGCGGTCCATCAGGCGAATCGAGCCCGTAACGTCGCGTCGGTCGTTTCGTCGTTCCTCGATGCATCGGCGTACGAGGAGCCGCTTTTCGCGTCAATTGGGTTCTTCGAGTGCCACCGGGCCGAAGAAGAGGACGGGCGATTCGGGTTCGACGCCAATTACTACGGGGCCGACGACCCGGATACCGTGCGGCCGTTACCGTATCTTCCGGATAGACGGGGACACCGACATGACCTCGCCGAAATGCGCGGGATGATGTATGCGGTCGACGAGGGCATTGGAACGATTCTCGACGCGTTGGACGAGAACGGACTGACAGAGGACACGCTCGTCATCTTTACGACTGAACACGGAATTGCGTTCCCACGAGCGAAAGGGACGTGCTACGACGCGGGAATCGAGGCGGCCCTCGTGATGCGGTACCCGGGCGTCATTACCGCCGACGAGCGGTACGATGAACTCATTAGCAACGTCGATGTCTTGCCGACGGTCCTCGATCTCATCGATGTCGATGTTCCCGAAGCGATCGACGGCCGGAGTTTTGTCAATCTGATCACCGACGACGGCGACTCGTACGCGGAGCGAGAGCGGATCTTCGCTGAAATGACCTGGCACGACATGTACAATCCGGTTCGAGCGATCCGAACGGATCGGTACAAGTACGTCCGAAGTTTCTGGCATCTCCCTACTGTCTACCTCCCGACGGACGTATTCGTGAGCGAATCCGGCCGCGAAGTCCGTGAAACTGACGGGGTTCCACCACGCCAGTACGAGGAACTGTACGACCTCCGAGATGCGCCGCAGGAAGACGACAACGTCGTGTACGAACCCCGGTATCAGGACGTTCGCCAGGACCTCTCTCGAGAGCTGTACGAGTGGATGGACGAAACGGACGATCCACTTCTCGACGGGCCCGTCCTGCCGGGCGATTATGACGAGATCCAGTCGTGGCCACACGAGTCGACGTAG
- a CDS encoding ADP-dependent glucokinase/phosphofructokinase, translating to MMDEYAQLASDIQTLDGLPVFIAYNANVDAIVRVDDDVESYLDRPSDPGERQPPSPLDSKRDLATAITHTMAAGRGDEVAMTDEFSETLEAEFEPDNQQMGGQTGIMTNLVSSLGAAPITYTYLLSERQLSMFDHPDAVEYPKVKDDEIECIPLREAVNTDRTKINWVFEFRVDDELFGVRATEDTRFIAASRPPEFDLVTGDLDAHVDQVGEVVDGALLAGYHNLTPDHVEEGYEQAHRHARNVIRRLRSGSEDDLQVHIEYAVTHDEDLRESMYEWILPEADVVGADTHELTLLHDDADLAVVETAPSEATPFEPEEILTHYRMLDAIRDDLGVGCIQLHAMEYHLAVMESYPHPDAVARGLEFSAVNAATKAALGNITSPDDLETGLEYEPSAAGRDAIELLADHLEETAEDGVLSTPTVAACPNRVVADPVGTVGIGDIVSSSSFVLELATASDRDPATDQSSS from the coding sequence ATGATGGACGAGTACGCACAGTTAGCGTCCGATATTCAAACACTGGACGGGCTTCCGGTGTTCATCGCGTACAACGCGAACGTCGACGCAATCGTTCGAGTCGACGACGATGTCGAATCGTACCTCGACCGGCCGTCCGACCCCGGCGAGCGACAGCCGCCGAGCCCCCTGGATTCGAAACGCGACCTTGCAACGGCGATTACACACACGATGGCGGCCGGACGGGGCGACGAAGTCGCGATGACGGACGAGTTTTCCGAGACGCTCGAAGCGGAGTTCGAGCCCGACAACCAGCAGATGGGCGGCCAGACGGGGATCATGACGAATCTCGTCTCGTCACTCGGCGCCGCTCCGATCACGTACACGTACCTGCTCTCGGAGCGACAGCTCTCGATGTTCGACCACCCCGATGCGGTGGAGTACCCGAAGGTCAAGGACGATGAGATCGAGTGTATCCCATTGCGTGAGGCGGTCAACACGGATCGGACGAAGATTAACTGGGTGTTCGAGTTTCGCGTCGACGACGAGTTGTTCGGTGTCCGCGCGACCGAAGACACGCGGTTCATCGCGGCCTCGCGGCCGCCGGAGTTCGACCTCGTCACCGGTGATCTCGACGCCCACGTGGATCAGGTCGGTGAGGTCGTCGATGGGGCACTGCTCGCTGGCTATCACAACCTCACGCCAGACCACGTCGAGGAGGGCTACGAGCAGGCCCACCGCCACGCCCGCAACGTAATCCGTCGGCTTCGGTCCGGCAGCGAGGACGACCTGCAGGTCCACATCGAGTACGCGGTGACCCACGATGAGGACCTCCGGGAGAGCATGTACGAGTGGATCTTGCCGGAGGCGGACGTCGTCGGCGCGGACACGCACGAACTCACGCTCCTGCACGACGACGCCGACCTCGCGGTCGTCGAGACGGCCCCGTCGGAAGCGACGCCGTTCGAACCCGAGGAAATTCTCACCCACTACCGCATGCTCGACGCGATCCGAGACGACCTGGGCGTCGGCTGTATCCAGTTACACGCGATGGAGTACCACCTCGCTGTAATGGAGTCGTACCCCCACCCGGACGCGGTCGCACGCGGTCTGGAGTTTTCCGCCGTCAACGCGGCGACGAAAGCCGCACTGGGTAACATCACGTCTCCCGACGATCTCGAAACCGGTCTGGAGTACGAGCCGTCGGCGGCAGGCCGGGACGCGATCGAACTCCTCGCGGATCACCTCGAGGAGACGGCTGAGGACGGCGTCCTCTCGACACCGACGGTCGCCGCTTGCCCCAATCGCGTCGTCGCCGACCCCGTGGGAACGGTCGGCATCGGCGACATCGTCTCTTCCTCGAGTTTCGTTCTCGAACTCGCTACTGCCAGCGACCGTGATCCAGCGACCGATCAGTCTTCCTCATGA
- a CDS encoding class 1 fructose-bisphosphatase, whose translation MTDTTSAVERVVATVAQTASDIHHGLVDRRVTADGENPSGETQFEADVFADELLADQLSSIDGVAQYASEERADPVDFAPDGLAVAADPVDGTSNLPSNNTMGTVFGIYDASLPAPGTALVAAGYVLYGPLTTMMVAHDGTVTEYALVDGDRTVIRDDVTIPATPTVYGFGGRVPTWIDDFHEFARGIETDDELALECHYSGAMINDVNQVLTKGGIFAYPALENSPNGKLRLQFEGNPIGYIIETAGGRSSDGSRSILDVEPTDLHDRVPLHVGNPELVERLEAAIG comes from the coding sequence TGCAACGGTCGCACAAACAGCGAGTGACATTCATCACGGCCTCGTCGACCGGCGAGTAACAGCCGATGGCGAGAACCCGAGCGGTGAAACACAGTTCGAGGCGGATGTCTTCGCAGACGAGTTGCTCGCCGATCAGCTCTCGTCGATCGACGGCGTCGCCCAGTACGCCAGCGAGGAGCGCGCTGATCCCGTCGACTTCGCTCCCGACGGCCTCGCCGTCGCTGCTGATCCAGTCGACGGCACCTCGAACCTACCGTCGAACAACACGATGGGAACCGTCTTCGGGATCTACGACGCATCCCTCCCAGCCCCCGGAACAGCCCTCGTCGCGGCGGGCTACGTTCTCTACGGGCCGCTGACGACGATGATGGTCGCACACGACGGCACCGTCACCGAATACGCACTCGTTGATGGAGACCGGACCGTCATCCGCGACGACGTCACGATTCCAGCGACCCCCACCGTCTACGGATTCGGCGGCCGCGTCCCGACCTGGATCGACGATTTTCACGAGTTCGCCCGTGGCATCGAGACCGACGACGAGCTCGCACTCGAGTGCCACTACAGCGGAGCGATGATCAACGATGTGAATCAGGTCCTTACGAAAGGCGGCATCTTCGCCTACCCTGCACTCGAGAACAGCCCCAACGGCAAGCTTCGGCTCCAGTTCGAGGGGAATCCGATCGGGTACATCATCGAGACGGCCGGTGGTCGGTCCTCCGATGGGAGTCGATCGATCCTCGATGTCGAGCCGACCGACCTGCACGATCGGGTTCCACTTCACGTCGGTAACCCCGAGTTGGTCGAGCGCCTGGAAGCCGCGATTGGGTGA